GATCAAAAGTAAACCATAGGGATTAGggatcaaaaaataaagttgtaaaaCTCCAAgggtgaataaggtatttaaccatttatttttttgaaaaagaaaaaaattaataagaagaGAGAATTTCACCACAAATTAGATCTTGTCAATTTTAGTTGCAGGAttcatttcttgatttttcaaattcttCCTGTTTGTTTATAACCAGGAAATACTAATGCTTGAACATTCTTATTTTCACTTGCAATGAACTAACGAACAAAAGGTCAGAATGAAGAGCAGTCAACATAAATATTCAACCATGGAACAGAAAAAGAAGCAAGTTTGATATTATTTACACGATAACATCCCTCTAAAGAGAATTATTGCGTTTATTTGATTATTCCTCtataaatacattttaaaaagaaGATATTGAGGAATAATCAGTTCCCCTAGTCCTGAGATTGCTGGAATCTTCTGTTAACAGATCGAATGACGTGAAAGAACGCGGAAGGAGTACCACCATCATGTCCTCTCCAGCATTTTCAAGCAGGCTCTGAGTTGGCACAACCTGCATATATTAATGGAAGACTAAAATTAAGGtggggtttatttttttaaacttttttattagCATGAAAAATTATTCTAAAGACATGAAAATAGTAATTAGAGATGTTAATCGAAGAGATTGATGGCCAGGACAAACCAAAAAGCATCCGATTATTATCTTGGCTAGATCATCCATAAGAGGATGAGATTAAATCGGATCACCGCCGTAAAACTAAGAATGTTAATGCAAGACAAGACACAtactttttgaattttgtatgaTGTGTTTAGCTCAGAAACAAATGGAAAATTATAGCGCCAAAATATGCTCTAGGTCATGTTAAGTGGTAAACAAGAAATGCTTAAgagtgaagaaattcataagaTAGAAGTTGTTCAATTTATAATATGAGATGTTCACTGAATATTAGGGGGTGATGTGTGTAACAAAAGCGAGTAAAAAAACTAGAGGTGGATATTGGTTAAATCGGTGACGGTAGGGGTATTTTCGTACTATGAACTGAAATTGTTCGTTAATTCACCGACTTTATTTCGactaagaaaaattttcaacattttcGGTTAAAAGACGAAGTCGATTAATGTTGGTCGGTTAACcatgggctttttttttaaaaaaaaaaaaaattaattaattaattaattattattattattattactattttattgggccaaaaattggGTGTTTTGGAGGTTAAAAAATAGGTATGAAAATGGGCTAAAATCAGTATATCGATTAACTGAACCGAATCGAAGTAGGTATAAAAAATCTATATTGACTACCGACTGCCAGAAGTCGGTAGACGGATATTTTGCCCACCTCTAAGAAAAACAATTTGCATTAGAActatgaaaatttcaaaatcaaaacatgttttattCTCTTAGGTAGGccttataataatataaaaggGAAGAGAGATTCCTTGAGTACCTTGTTTGGAGCCTTGAAGGAATTCTCATCCGCCATATTACCAGATGTAAGTACAGTCTTTGTTGATCCGGATAACTGTATGGAGTTTGTCCCCAAACCATCCACGCGGATGTTGAGGTTAACATTGTCACTTCCAAAGttaacaacctgcaaaaacAATCGCAAGTGATGACAGTGCCAAGAACTAACAATGCAATCATCAAGTTTCGAAACGGCATCGGACGGAAATAGAGGAAGCTTTAGCCAAAAAGGATGCAGAAGTATCaatgtgttttcttcttttctgtgTATGCAAGAAAAATCATAGCAGAATCGATTTCTGTACAATTTGCTAAAGAGTTGCTGAGAAACCCCAACCAATAAACAAATATCCAATGGATGCATCAGTAAGGCCAAGAAAAATGGGAGTGCAGATGCAAGATTGAGCGCAggataagataaaaatatgaacaCAAACGGAAACGGACACGATGCATATAAAGGAACCTTATTGCTCGATGCAATCCAATTCACGAAAGAACATTAGAGATATAAGAACTAAAAATCAAACAAGCTATCACCATAATAACATTTATTGTCAATGTATAAGCACTTATATATATGTGAATCCGGTGTGTGTGTGCATCAAACATGCACATGCGTTTCTGGAATCTTAGGCAGGAACATATGTCATTTGAAGGCAGTAGAAGCAATGGAAACCCAATCTTGAAAAGTATTAGAGTATAAAAATATTGAGATCAATTATGAGGAAGCATACCTTTATTCTTAGGTAATTCTTGCTATCATTTGAGCTTTTCCAAGTAATTGCAGATGCAACAAGTGAAGATGCATTTGTTTGGAGTTTTGTATTAAGGACATTTGCTGCACTTGACTCCGCAAAAAAAAGTTGAACCCAGTAGCTTGGTGTTCCATACAGCTGTGAAGAGTTAAAGACAATTGCATCTGGGTTCCACCTAAATAGAAAGTTTTCAATTTCGGTATAGCGATTAAACAGAATCATTCTCTTTCAAATGTCTAATATATGGAAAGATATTTTGTGggaaaaaatggagaaaaaaaataccGTCTGTCATTGGTATTGACAAAAAGTGGTGCATAGCTTGCCATTTCAACAACATCACTGCATTGAAGTTAAAAATGGAAGATCTTAGTAGCTTATCATCTTTCTGATTGGAGATAAATTTCTTTATGCGTAGAGACGCTAgttgcaaaaaaatttaaatatcaaGATCTTTGAAGAGCCATATTCAGAGGGGTCAAAGATCGGTAATGGGAGGCCCTGATCGATAtggtcacacacacacacacatacacacacacacacacacacacacacacacatgtatggTCTCCTGTTGCTGGAAAGCTTTGTTTCTAAATTATATCTATACCATAATAAGTATGATGCATTTACCAAACATTTACTCAACTCCAATGTTAAGTTCGTAAATTTGTTCTACAATCAcaaattatcaaataatttatAGTTGCAGTTCATCTAACTAGCATTTACTGTAACACATAATATACCTAGAGATATAGATTTTCTGCCTTTGGTCACATAGGGAGAATGTGTTCGAAATAccaatacttacaattttttcttttttaaaaaaactgtcATAACATTTCTAGattaaaaaggaagaaattttttGGTTCAGAATTCAAAAAGTCTTAAGTAAAAGAGTAATATTTTTCCCACACGCAAAAGAGGGAAGGGGTGGGAAGCTGGTCATGTTCCTTGtagagttttaattttaatttattctagGATTCAACATGCATGCTTTCCTCAAAAAAACTAGAGAGAAGGGCAGGAAAAGCGTCAAATTTTCACTCGTTAAAGTAATAGCAAGTGCATCAGAAAATTTTACAGAATGCATGTTCAGAAATTACAGCAAACCTGTTCTTTTCAATCCCAATAAGGAATGCAGCCTCTGCCAGTCCTGCTAAAAGACTTCCTGTGCCAGCATCTTTCCCAGTTACAGCATACTCACTTACAAAAGCCTGAAGTATATTAATGAAACATTATTCATAAGCATTCAATCAAAAGTAAATATCTTAATCATAAGAGGCACGTCATCACACCTTTGGACCGTTACGTGATGTACGATCAAACTGATGAGACATAGAAAATAAGTTGCTGGCCGATGTATATACCTATCAAGAAACCAGAGAGTAAGAGAACTGCTTTCGCTTGTTTCCCAACCAATTATGATCCAAGACATTCAAATTATAACACAAAAATTGGTTGACAAGGCCCATGAAATACAAGAAATGATGATAAGAATATTACATGATAATCATAAAAATCGGCTGGGTGATCCAACTGTCGAGAAGACCCATCACAGTTTGAGATCATTTTGATGTCTGGATAGGCCTGCCTTATGGCATTATAGAATTTGAGGTAATTTCCTGATCAATGaacaattaaagagaaatgcaaaaaaaaaaaaaaaaaaacaaagaaagtaaGTCTTAAATCATATGCATCTCTCAGAATCAGTActaaaatcatatattttcacattcttcagttttttttttttttcataaaaaaaaaatagagagagagagagagagagagagagagagagagagagagagagagagagagagaataagggATTTTGCAACTAGATTAAAGTGCATAGCTGAATTAAGCAACCACCATACTTCACAATCCACTTGGAAGCCAAAGTAGCAGTAATTTTCAAGAAAGCATTCAGTTTTTAGTGCATATAAgcacacaaacaaaaagaaatatatcCATCCATCTTGTATTTCAAGAATTTTGAGGCATTTTATCGTTGGCTACTTTTTATAGGGAGGCAATTACAATATGGAAACAACTCCATATAATGACTATAGATTTTATTGGTGAAGAGTTATTCGAAGTGTAAGTCACGAAGAAGTAAAttcagaaaatattttggtACACATGCACAAGGAATCTTTTGAAACAAGTTTTTGCAGGGAAGACGTGTTACCAGAGAAAGAAAACTACACTTAAAGACATTCAGATCTTCATTAAAGTTGTGTTTGGAATCCTCAAACTAAAGTTTCAAATATGAAGTTCAGCCAATTGCATCCAATGTAAACTTTCTTCAGGCATATCAAAACCATTTGTTTCTCATTGTTTTGAAACTCAAAATATCTTCATAAGAATGAAAATTGCACTGCTCATTtagtgtctttttcttcattaaaagtAGTGTTGGTATCCTCAAACTAAAATTTCAAATCTGAAGTTCTGCCAATTACATCCCATGTAAAGTTTATCCAGGCATATCGAAACCATTTGTTTCTCATTGTTTTGCAACTCAATATATCCTCCTAAGAATGAAAATTGCACTGCTCATTCAGTGtcttttcttcattcttttgtttgaacAAAACATCATGCTTGGCATTATCTTAATGGAAAACGATGATTAATAAAGAGGAAAGCCTACTAAGTTGTATATTATCTCAATGCAAACAAGAGGTGACATCTCTACACAATTTTACATAAAGACACTACAGTTTTAACAAAATCCCCAAAGATTTATAATCAATTAAGGAAAATGATACAGCCATCACAAGAACTACAAAAATCACATTAAtgtgtgcatgagagagagaggacatTAGCCCTAAATAGGCCAATAAAGATCATGCTTATAACTTTTAAATCTGGTTCTTCCCAAGTCCATGAGAGTTTGATAAACATAACAGACATCAGGGAAATgatcatacccaataaaaagaGAAGTAAAGCTCATGGAATAAATATCATTAACCAGAATGAAATAAAATGTGAAATAGACTTTACTGACTTGAAAATGACATATGGTAGCACTGAAGTAATAGACTCATAAATATAGGTACATAAAAATGTTTCTGAGATAGAGCCCTGAAGTAATAGACTAATAAATATAGATACGTAAAAATTGTTTCTGAGATAGAGAGGTGATGAACCCTTTACTATAAATAAACACTTGAATCAATGAACGAGATCTTTAACTATATTAATGTATGTGACGCAGCATGGGTGTAGAGGATCACAAAACTAAACAAACACAAGATTTGCAACATGGTCTACATCAGTATGTATGGAGAAAGATCATTTTGTGCCCAATATAATCTCTAAAAAAACCATCTATTTTATCTATTAAACAACAactaagcaaaataaaataaaataaaatcaataacaaATAGATGGAAACCTCGGTAATTCTTTTTCCCACAATCTTCATTCCCTATAGCCACATATCTCAAGTCAAAAGGTTCTGGGTGTCCCATTGCAGCTCGCACAGAACCCCATTTAGACTGAGGATCACCTCTAGCAAACTCAATACCATCAAGGGCTTCCTGTAATCAGGACAAATACCATCAAAGAATGACAGATAACATGACAATGATCAATAATTTTAGCGCTGAACAGTGAGGCTGAATTTTACTGAACATGAATAGGGCAAATGCTAGTAACATGAGatctgttttctcttttcctttgcTTTTTCCAGTTTCCCTTTTTTGAGCTATGAAACTCTATTAATGTGTTATCTCTGTACTAACAACAAAGGAAATTAGACCAATGAGCATTGGCTCATATTGCACTTCCTCCCCTTATAATAATGAGGCGAAGGGACTGGCTGCATGCGTAACTTACCAACCCAAAAAGGGGGGAAAATGCAAAAATGAGTATTGGCAAGTCCACAATATTATGTGCATATTTTCACCATCagaataatgaaaatataaaacatatgCATGCGAAATAAAGGAAAGATTGTATATGATGAATCAATGCAACTCCTCCACTCTGGATTAAGAGCTCGATTCACATTTTGGTTGCAAGCTATGAGTGCATCACATTAATCCATAGTGAACTATAAGAAAACTCATATAGGTCAAATAGCTTGGAAGGTTCCCCTGAATGCAATCTCACCTATTCTACCTCATCTCCTGCTATACTAGCCACACCCTACTTGGTTTCTGAAGAGACATTAATGTCCTCAGATGTGTATCCTCAACTGAAGTCATCTTGGATCCTCCTTGAGCACCAACATAATTAAAGAGGTTGGAGAAGttttcacttgaaaaaaaaaatacataatttttgttATGCATACCAGATCACATTCAGATCTAGAGTAGTTTGTCCACATTCTATCACTCTAaaaagttaatatttttgtcaaaaaggCCATGCAAGTAGAAAGCAACTGTATCTGCTTCAGTTGCATTACTAGCATTCATAATTACAGTAGTTGTTCTAAAACATCTGTATTCTCCAAGTATTGATTCGATTTCTTGCCCATGGTAATGTAGTAGGAATCAATAAATTTCCAGACTTACTTGCACAAAAGGTAAGACACTCGACGTATCAACTTGATCATTATGACTGATTCCTGTAGAATAgataaagtaacaaaaaataaattactcaactgccagatttttttttaacaaaaaataaattactcaactgccagatttttttttttttttttttttttaaaaaaaaaaaaaactgttcaaATCACCAGCATTTGTAAAGTACCATTGTTGAATACCCATACTGGAAATGCCCCTAGGTCCTCCGATAGCTGCACAAATGAAAAACTATTAAGCTAAAATCCACAAAAGCAGAGCATATAATGGAAGTTTTTCAGGTTAATAACCCTAACAACCCTCCCCCAACAATATCATATAAGATACCAACCTGGAGAAACTCAAAATAACCAAGCCCATCATCAGTCCAGTACATCCAAACGTCACCAAAGTGCCCTGGTCTCTCCTCCCAGGGTCCAACGGTTGCTTTCCAACGAAATGCATTTCTTAACCATTCACCTTCGACAAAACAGCCACCTGATACAATATATTCGGAGAGCATACCTCATTAGCTAGGTTTGAACTTCTGAGGAACAAAACAACGCTTCTGAAACAACAATTATATTATGATGTCATTCCCTGCTCACTAAAAATAACAAACATAAAGTTACTCAATGAAGCATGCAAATACCAAAATTTACAGCACTTCATAATCATTTCGAACCTACTGCTTCTGTTTGGATGGGGTCCAGGTGGGGTAGGGTGGAAACACAGATATAGAAAGGAAATGATCAAAAACAGTTTCATATATTCTTGCTTATTCGCTCACAAAAGTTCTAGGACATGTGGCTTGTCTgcataaaattcaataaaagtGACATTATATCTATTTAGAtaagtaataattaataatgtgTTAAGATAAGTCAAATGGAGTTGTAGCCCAAGTAGGTACTATACAAATGGCATCACACCAGACTAATAGAAAAGTAAAGAATTACAGCACAAAATCTTTAGTCAAGAACATCAACAAAACTTAGGAAAGATGTTGAAGAGCCAAAAGAAGAGTGAACTGCGATCCATCTGAACAAAACTTTTAAGAGAATTCCACTTGATTTCACCCATGGATTTCTCCACACCATCAAAAGCACTCCTATTAACATGTATTATATGTATTGGTGTCATAAAGAGAAGATGTTTATACAAATAAGTACTCAAAACAACACCATATGATTAAAGGGAAGATGTATATCCAAGTATTAATAAAATATGGACCTCAGCATCACTAGTGTTAGACTCAGAAACCTGCATTACGAAGTCCATATAGTCATAAGGATAACTATATGTGAAACAACATAACCTGAATCAAGACATAAATTTGTGCTAACCTGGAAATCTGACAAATCGAGGTTTTAAATCTGCCATCATTGCAGAAAGGTCATTTCGGAAACCATGTCCCTGTGCCAAGATAAAGTTTGTTAAAAGACTAATAAGACACACAAGGAATGCATGTACCAAGGCATGACAAGAGGCTCTCAGTGAGCATTCAGGTCAAAACTGGAAAATCAGTAAATACATAATTAATATGAATAACTTCCACAGATAAAATCTGCTACCAATGTGACCAAAGGTCAACAAATTGAAGTTGAAACCTTGCTTATATATAGCATGTATTTAACCTTCAAAATTCCATAATTAGTTCCACTTCCTATGTTAGAATCCGTAAATTGGTCAAACAAGGtttatactttttctttctGCGGATATTCCTTTTTAAGTGGCTGTGGCTTTTACAAATTTAAGATGGAAAAGgttaaacttcaaaaaatttattggtGGCTGATACTTGTCAAGTAGATGACAATAATGGCAGAATCTATTTAAGTTTCTATCAGATTTTTCACAGAattgcaatttttctttatccattattttgttttcatttttttaacgTATTTTCCCAGGGTAAAGTCATCAATTCTCACTCAACCAATTTAGATCATTCCACCTAGCACCTGTCAAGGTGttcaaatcaaagaaagaaacaacATCAGCTTAACCACTTGCACTGACTGCTAgataatttttgttgttatattCTGGGAAGCCAGTAaattcacaaatattattatttttgttatttttttccttattttaaattatcagATTACCTATACTAAGAACCTTTTAGCAAGGATGAGACATTCAACTCTCTCATTTATATACTCTTGAGGTCATGGCTTTCCTTTCACCTTCAAGAAGATAGAATACATGCTTATATATAAGATAATTAATTTCAATAGTTACATCAAGCTTCAGTAACTGTATCCACGAGAAAATGTATAACATATCATATCTATGGACATAAGCCACAATTCCAGCATTTGTATACCTCTTTTAATGAGCATACATGAGTTCAGAAAGAATCACATACCTTAAATGTGTCCAAGGGCATAGCTGACACTTGGTCAAACCATATAACTCCTTTTCTGGATGTTTTCAATTGAAGTCTTGAATTATGATCTGTGGCTTTGGCTTCCAACAGGACCTCCACCTTTGTCCAGTTTGATACATCAGAAGCGGAAGCTCTGAGAGGCAGTCAGAGGTATTTTAAAACATGCATAAGACCAATTTGATTAGAAAATATTTACAGAATTCTCAAAGAGTGTACAAATGGCACTCACATAATATCAGAAGTTGCCAATGTCTGCAAGTCATTTGAGCCCGTCAATGATACAGATAAATTAATTGCTTCTAATGAACGTACATAAAGAACCACTTTGTAtgtctttcctttttcaatattctgaaggaaaacaaaagtaAGAAGATTTGTCAGATATCAGAAAATAAGTGGAAGAATAACTTTGCAGAATTATGAAGAAGGCAAGACTAGACATTTAGAACTCCTAGAACTAGAATAACTTTGCAGAATTACATGCACATAATGAAACtacaaagaaaaacatataGAGGGATATACATATCAGTAATCTTATGGAATACGTGTCAACTAGTCCTTACCATGCCCCAGAACCCTGGGTTATAAATCCCAACTCCACCAGCTGGACAGATATTGGTACCTTCACTGTCACAGAGCACCTCCATTCGGAGTGCAATCTTATTCCGTTCAAAACATGAAGAGCGGTCAGTTGAAACAATAATGGATGATTCATCCCCAATAATAGACCAAGGGTCAATATTTGAGGGAACATTAGGGCCCCCAGCTTCAAAACCTGGAAGAGAAACTTCATCAGAATCCCTAGCTTTAAAATATAAAGGAATTTGCAGTCAACCAGACATGATGAACAAGCAACTGAGCAACCAATGTGCCAAACTTAAAAAGGAGGTCTTGCATCTAAAAAGCTGGTTGTATATGAAGATATATTGAAGTGCAAAGTCATAAAATACCATAGGAAACTTCAACAAgccattatttctttttatcaacGTGGATAGTAAGCAAACTGGATCATTGGAtcctaaatataatattaagaaTTGCAGGAATTTTAATTCTTGTAAAGATCCCAGTATTGGAGGGAAAAAAGTAATTCCAAGCATTTAGTGAGTAGTTGGTGCACATTGAAACACTGACTCCACTGGGtcactcctctctctctctctctctctctctcttctttgatGTCTCCATAAGATGCAGTTTACAGTCTATGACCCATGTTTAAATCTTTCTTTATACTTTAAGGGCCAACTAGTATTACAATTCAAACAACCCAATTTCAGGGAAAAAAGAATGATAATAgataacttttttctttctacacACGTTTTTGTTTATTGGAAGTTTAGAGTATTGGGAAATGACCTCTGTTGCTTACAAGCTCTGCCCACAGCCCCCCAGCACCAGCATGGTTAATCTCCTGCAGAAAAGCATGTGAAAGAAAGCTCATTCACCCTAatttcaaatgaataaaaaattgcCATCATACACATAACGAGGGCTCATAAGTTCCAAAAAAATCTAATTCATTTAGTTAATTGTCtctttagaaattttttaataagattagaATCAAATGGAGGATGGCTAATCTGATTGGTCAAGTTAATTTCAATCTACAAAATCCAGAACTCCATAGAAGGCTTTCATTGAATTTCTCACTATCTAATTGTGCAACTCCATTTTTGTGCACACATACACATACATCTGCACATTTGCAAGAGTGCAAACTTGAAATAGACTACAGTTACAACATAGATTGCGTATAGAGAACAATCaggaattcaaaaaaataatgctGTTAAAATACCAAAAGTAAATAGAGACAAGAACCAACAGAAAACCCATCAGTACTGAAAAGGATGTTCATAATTGCAGGTCGACAAACATACCTCAAAAAATATTCCAAAGAGTGTTTCGGGTATTGGCCGTGCTGATGCTTCAGAAGCATTTACGAACAGCCATGCCGTTTGGTTGGCATCAACTCCAATAGCAATACATTGAGGCACAAAAAAATTCCCAAGGAAAAAGTAAAGAAGAATAACACTGTAATGGGCCTTGTAAGAACccattgtttcctcaacacCTTTGATGCCTATCCACAACCTGATAAAGGAGCTTATTCCAGTTACATTCTGATCAATTAACCAGAACAAGAAGATAAAAAGGATAAGCAGCACTTTTGTCTGTCAGGTGTCCAGACATGCCTAAAATAGGAACCAGCTAACAACTTTTTGATCCTATCATTTGGTGATTGTAAGTTGATTGCTACAGCCAGCTATACAGAGGTTAGAATAATAAGTATAATAgcctgtttctttttcttctcttttgggATGAAAATTGAGAGTTATATAGTCGAGGCTAATAACTATCTAAAAAATTCTCAGTTACAGCGTTCAAATTCTGCCATTAGATGTATATGATGAAATATATTGAAAGTGCTTTAGGCTTGAATACCTAAACAGCGCACTATCACGTTTATTATATAGAGTAATGTACAATTTGAATTCTATATAATCTTTACAAGAGAATTTGAATATGATACTAGAGTCCTACTTAGAGTACAATGTTATCTCTTAGAATATAAGATAAATAAGGAGATAAATATATGAGGAgataatatagaagaaaaatatgatctcCTTCTTGATCTTGATTCCTCTTGTGGCTTATCTTTGAAGTGGTCTTCTCTAATATGTTCTTTATCTCTAACAGCCCCCCTCAAGCTAAGGGGAGGTTTAATCACGTCAGTTTGTCACGCAACATGCAAAAACAGGCTGATGTAAGGCCTTTT
Above is a genomic segment from Corylus avellana chromosome ca9, CavTom2PMs-1.0 containing:
- the LOC132191385 gene encoding alpha-L-arabinofuranosidase 1-like isoform X1, encoding MRIASLIIVGLWIGIKGVEETMGSYKAHYSVILLYFFLGNFFVPQCIAIGVDANQTAWLFVNASEASARPIPETLFGIFFEEINHAGAGGLWAELVSNRGFEAGGPNVPSNIDPWSIIGDESSIIVSTDRSSCFERNKIALRMEVLCDSEGTNICPAGGVGIYNPGFWGMNIEKGKTYKVVLYVRSLEAINLSVSLTGSNDLQTLATSDIIASASDVSNWTKVEVLLEAKATDHNSRLQLKTSRKGVIWFDQVSAMPLDTFKGHGFRNDLSAMMADLKPRFVRFPGGCFVEGEWLRNAFRWKATVGPWEERPGHFGDVWMYWTDDGLGYFEFLQLSEDLGAFPVWVFNNGISHNDQVDTSSVLPFVQEALDGIEFARGDPQSKWGSVRAAMGHPEPFDLRYVAIGNEDCGKKNYRGNYLKFYNAIRQAYPDIKMISNCDGSSRQLDHPADFYDYHVYTSASNLFSMSHQFDRTSRNGPKAFVSEYAVTGKDAGTGSLLAGLAEAAFLIGIEKNSDVVEMASYAPLFVNTNDRRWNPDAIVFNSSQLYGTPSYWVQLFFAESSAANVLNTKLQTNASSLVASAITWKSSNDSKNYLRIKVVNFGSDNVNLNIRVDGLGTNSIQLSGSTKTVLTSGNMADENSFKAPNKVVPTQSLLENAGEDMMVVLLPRSFTSFDLLTEDSSNLRTRGTDYSSISSF
- the LOC132191385 gene encoding alpha-L-arabinofuranosidase 1-like isoform X2 — translated: MGSYKAHYSVILLYFFLGNFFVPQCIAIGVDANQTAWLFVNASEASARPIPETLFGIFFEEINHAGAGGLWAELVSNRGFEAGGPNVPSNIDPWSIIGDESSIIVSTDRSSCFERNKIALRMEVLCDSEGTNICPAGGVGIYNPGFWGMNIEKGKTYKVVLYVRSLEAINLSVSLTGSNDLQTLATSDIIASASDVSNWTKVEVLLEAKATDHNSRLQLKTSRKGVIWFDQVSAMPLDTFKGHGFRNDLSAMMADLKPRFVRFPGGCFVEGEWLRNAFRWKATVGPWEERPGHFGDVWMYWTDDGLGYFEFLQLSEDLGAFPVWVFNNGISHNDQVDTSSVLPFVQEALDGIEFARGDPQSKWGSVRAAMGHPEPFDLRYVAIGNEDCGKKNYRGNYLKFYNAIRQAYPDIKMISNCDGSSRQLDHPADFYDYHVYTSASNLFSMSHQFDRTSRNGPKAFVSEYAVTGKDAGTGSLLAGLAEAAFLIGIEKNSDVVEMASYAPLFVNTNDRRWNPDAIVFNSSQLYGTPSYWVQLFFAESSAANVLNTKLQTNASSLVASAITWKSSNDSKNYLRIKVVNFGSDNVNLNIRVDGLGTNSIQLSGSTKTVLTSGNMADENSFKAPNKVVPTQSLLENAGEDMMVVLLPRSFTSFDLLTEDSSNLRTRGTDYSSISSF